In a genomic window of Piliocolobus tephrosceles isolate RC106 chromosome 1, ASM277652v3, whole genome shotgun sequence:
- the PLA2G2D gene encoding group IID secretory phospholipase A2, with the protein MERDFQQLPSLLCAGIMELALLCGLVVMAGVIPVQGGILNLNKMIKQVTGKMPILFYWPYGCYCGLGGRGQPKDATDWCCQTHDCCYDHLKTHGCCIHTDHYRYSFSQGDIHCSDKGSWCEQQLCACDKEVALCLKRNLDTYKKRLHFYWRPHCQGQTPGC; encoded by the exons ATGGAAAGAGACTTCCAGCAGCTGCCTTCACTGCTCTGTGCTGGAATCATGGAACTTGCCCTGCTGTGTGGTCTGGTGGTGATGGCTG GTGTGATTCCAGTCCAGGGCGGGATCCTGAACCTGAACAAGATGATCAAGCAAGTGACTGGGAAAATGCCCATTCTCTTCTACTGGCCCTACGGCTGTTACTGCGGACTAGGTGGCAGAGGCCAGCCCAAAGATGCCACGGACTG GTGCTGCCAGACCCATGACTGCTGCTATGACCACCTGAAGACCCACGGATGCTGCATCCACACGGACCATTACAGATACAGCTTTTCCCAGGGGGACATCCACTGCT CTGACAAGGGAAGCTGGTGTGAGCAGCAGCTGTGTGCCTGTGACAAGGAGGTGGCCTTGTGCCTGAAGCGTAACCTGGACACCTACAAGAAGCGACTGCATTTCTACTGGCGGCCCCACTGCCAGGGGCAGACCCCTGGGTGCTAA